The window TCTAAAACCGGTGCAAAGAAGAATTCTTTATTCAATGTTTGGCCTTGGTCTTGAGCATGATAAACAATATAAAAAATCAGCAAGAATTGTTGGTGATGTTATTGGTAAGTATCACCCACATGGTGATAAATCTGTTTATGATGCAATGGTCAACATGAGTCAATGATGAAAAAATAATATTCCGCTTTTAAATATGCACGGAAATATTGGTTCGCTTGATGATGACCCTGCTGCTGCGATGCGTTATACAGAAGCTAAAATGAGTCGTGTTTGTGAATTTATTTTAAGTGATATCAAAAAGAATATTGTTCAATTTGTTCCTAACTATGATGATTCAGAAATTGAACCAGTTGTTTTACCATCAATTTTTCCTACCGTGCTTGTTAATGGAACTCAAGGAATTGCAATCGGGATGGCAACTGACCTTCCACCACATAATTTAGGTGAAATAATTGATGCCACAAAATATAAAATTAAGCATCCTAATGCTTCTTTAAGTGATTTAATGCAGTTTGTCAAAGGCCCTGATTTTCCAACAGGTGGGAAAATCTATGGAACAAATGGTATTTATGAAGCTTTCGAAACTGGAAAAAATGATAAACATAGAATCAAACTATTTTCAAAATATCAAGTTTACACAAAAGGTAAAAATCAGTTTATCGAAATTACAGAAATACCTTATGGAGTGATTAAATCTAAACTTGTTTATGAAATTGATTTAATCATCAACAATAGTGATATTGCAGGAATTATTGAAGTTCGTGATCAATCAGATCGTGATGGAATTAATATTTTAATCACACTAGAAGAAGATGCTAATGTTGAAAGTATTTTAGGTTATTTATTCCAAAAAACCCAAATGCAAGTCACTTATTCTTACAATAATGTTGTAATTGATGAAGGTGCTCCGAAAATTTTAAATTTATCCAAACTTCTTTCAAGTTACATTAAACATATTAAAGAAATTAAAACCAAAACTCTCGAATACGACCTTGAAAAATATAAATTAAGGCTTGAAATAGTTGAAGGTTTTATTAAAGTTAGCGAAATTACAGATCAAGTTATTCGTGTAATTCGTAAATCAGAGGGCTCAAAAGCTGGAGTTATTAAAGACCTTATTGCTCATTTTGGATTTACAGAAGTGCAAGCACGTGCAATTGCGGAACTTAGACTTTACCGTCTTAGTAAAACTGACAAAGAAGCTTACTTACTTGAAAAAGCTGAAATTGAAAAAGAAATTGCTAGAATTAAGCTTCTTTTATCAAACGAGAAAGAGTTTAATAAATATATTATCGGCATGCTCGAAGATATGAAAAAACTTCTAGCTACAACTAGAAAAACAGAAATTATAAATGAAGAATACAATTTCAGTTATTCAGAAACTGATTTAGTTAAAGATGAAATTGTCAATATTGGTATTTCCAGAGCTGGATATATTAAAAGAATTTCACAAAAAGTTATGGATAGCAATGATTTTAAAAATTATGTACTCAAAGAAAATGACTATTTAATTCACTATGAAAAATCAAGCACACTTAATAACTTTTTAATCTTCACTAGCTTTGGAAATTATGTAATTCTACCTATCTACAAAATAGCTGAAGTAAAATGAAAAGAACTTGGAATGCACTTAACTGATTTTGTTGACTTACATCCAAATGAAGAAATTGTCTCGATTATTGAAGTTAATAATTGAGATACATTAATGTATATTACACTCGGAACGCAAAATGGAATGTTCAAGAAAGTACTTTTAAAAGATTTTAAAGTTTCAAGAATCAATAAGAGTTACACAGCAATTAAATTAGATGAAAATGATATTGTTGTAAATGCTTGTCCAAGCGATGGAACTAAAGATATTATCATAATTACTAAAAATGGTTTATCAAGCAAATATTCAGAAAATAATTTAGGTTTATATGGAACTAAAGCAAAAGGAAATAAATCAATTTATCTTTCTGTAAAAGATCAAGTTTCAAACTTTACTCTAGCTTCAAATGATGATGTTATTACTTTCTTAACAG is drawn from Mycoplasmopsis glycophila and contains these coding sequences:
- a CDS encoding DNA topoisomerase IV subunit A, producing MKENILSKIIQESLDKIMSDRFGKYSKYIIQQRALPDVRDGLKPVQRRILYSMFGLGLEHDKQYKKSARIVGDVIGKYHPHGDKSVYDAMVNMSQWWKNNIPLLNMHGNIGSLDDDPAAAMRYTEAKMSRVCEFILSDIKKNIVQFVPNYDDSEIEPVVLPSIFPTVLVNGTQGIAIGMATDLPPHNLGEIIDATKYKIKHPNASLSDLMQFVKGPDFPTGGKIYGTNGIYEAFETGKNDKHRIKLFSKYQVYTKGKNQFIEITEIPYGVIKSKLVYEIDLIINNSDIAGIIEVRDQSDRDGINILITLEEDANVESILGYLFQKTQMQVTYSYNNVVIDEGAPKILNLSKLLSSYIKHIKEIKTKTLEYDLEKYKLRLEIVEGFIKVSEITDQVIRVIRKSEGSKAGVIKDLIAHFGFTEVQARAIAELRLYRLSKTDKEAYLLEKAEIEKEIARIKLLLSNEKEFNKYIIGMLEDMKKLLATTRKTEIINEEYNFSYSETDLVKDEIVNIGISRAGYIKRISQKVMDSNDFKNYVLKENDYLIHYEKSSTLNNFLIFTSFGNYVILPIYKIAEVKWKELGMHLTDFVDLHPNEEIVSIIEVNNWDTLMYITLGTQNGMFKKVLLKDFKVSRINKSYTAIKLDENDIVVNACPSDGTKDIIIITKNGLSSKYSENNLGLYGTKAKGNKSIYLSVKDQVSNFTLASNDDVITFLTDDGLLKKIRCKKIPNIPKNIKGKPIFKEETQTTDFLVSDMYPTREDDQLLIKNTLGETFLEPIKKYSFSKANPTLIEIEVDNLYKVRIKKHYQEWKYITNKNLFTKEKIEEETETINNSAKKIEEIDFDEIDKKLAEYRNKKL